From the Brevibacillus choshinensis genome, one window contains:
- a CDS encoding sensor histidine kinase, with protein MISFEGFTLLILFFILAPIIGAIALLFLFIFEKRIDLLENRNVKIELEKELQQALYNQLNQQIQPHFLFNTLNVILSLARLNRTRELVRALEVLSQFLKFKYKSTEPLISLRREIDYTEQYLEIQKLRFGSRLSIHTDCPDDLLMACIPPFVLQTLVENAFKHGLERKMGEAVLQIRLSSDDDKVRLEVIDNGSSNMDELLHELPLVTDPPPEKSGHGLDNIRRRLHLCFGDHAQLSLTPQENGGTQVLVEWPYVMCDPYESEVRG; from the coding sequence ATGATAAGTTTTGAAGGGTTTACGTTGCTCATTCTGTTCTTCATTTTGGCTCCTATCATAGGAGCTATTGCTTTATTGTTCTTGTTTATTTTTGAAAAGCGAATCGACCTCCTAGAAAACCGAAACGTAAAGATCGAGCTGGAAAAAGAATTGCAACAAGCGCTGTACAATCAGCTAAACCAACAAATCCAGCCCCACTTTCTGTTCAATACATTGAATGTCATCCTCAGTCTGGCTCGGCTCAACCGGACCCGCGAGCTGGTACGGGCACTGGAAGTCCTGTCCCAGTTTCTCAAATTCAAGTACAAATCGACAGAGCCGCTCATCTCGCTGCGAAGAGAAATCGATTATACCGAGCAATACCTCGAGATCCAGAAGCTGCGCTTCGGGAGTCGTCTCTCCATTCATACCGACTGCCCGGACGATTTGCTGATGGCATGCATTCCTCCCTTTGTCTTGCAGACCTTGGTCGAAAATGCCTTCAAACACGGACTGGAACGCAAAATGGGGGAAGCTGTGCTGCAAATCCGATTAAGCTCGGACGATGACAAGGTCCGGCTAGAAGTTATCGACAACGGCTCTTCTAACATGGATGAGCTTCTCCATGAACTCCCATTAGTTACTGATCCCCCACCAGAAAAAAGTGGCCACGGACTGGACAACATCCGCCGCCGGCTCCACTTATGTTTTGGTGATCATGCCCAGCTTTCTTTGACCCCACAAGAAAACGGAGGGACTCAGGTGCTGGTGGAATGGCCCTATGTGATGTGTGACCCCTATGAAAGTGAGGTGAGAGGATGA
- a CDS encoding ABC transporter ATP-binding protein, whose protein sequence is MPGQQDKILDVRNLQTHFFTDDGVSKAVDGVDFSLNKGETLGLVGESGCGKSITSLSILRLIASPPGKIVGGEILFKGQDLLKRSESEMRAIRGNEISMIFQEPMTSLNPVYTVGEQIAEVLRLHQNMGRKEAWDKAVEMLKLVGIPSPEKRATQEPHELSGGMRQRVMIAMALACRPEILIADEPTTALDVTIQAQILELMKNLQVELGMSIIMITHDLGVVAETCDRVAVMYAGKVVEYTTAKNLFENPRHPYTIGLMNSLPRLDEDVEELQAIKGNVPSPYNMPVGCRFAPRCPHATALCETRLPELLEQADGSQVRCWIYTPEWDGQTKTAMETGV, encoded by the coding sequence ATGCCGGGACAACAAGATAAAATCCTGGACGTTCGCAATCTGCAAACGCACTTTTTCACAGACGATGGTGTCAGCAAGGCCGTGGACGGCGTTGATTTCTCCCTGAATAAAGGAGAGACGCTAGGTCTGGTAGGGGAATCAGGTTGTGGAAAAAGTATTACTTCCCTCTCGATTCTGCGATTGATTGCCAGTCCTCCGGGAAAAATTGTAGGAGGAGAGATTCTCTTTAAAGGTCAGGACTTGCTGAAAAGATCCGAGTCTGAGATGCGCGCCATACGTGGCAACGAGATCTCAATGATTTTCCAGGAGCCAATGACTTCACTCAATCCGGTGTACACCGTAGGAGAGCAAATCGCGGAAGTGCTGCGTCTGCACCAAAACATGGGCCGCAAAGAAGCGTGGGATAAGGCCGTCGAAATGCTCAAGCTGGTCGGTATTCCTTCTCCTGAAAAACGGGCAACGCAAGAGCCACATGAACTGTCCGGCGGGATGCGTCAGCGGGTCATGATCGCTATGGCCTTGGCTTGTCGCCCTGAAATTCTCATCGCAGACGAGCCGACTACTGCTCTGGACGTAACGATCCAGGCTCAAATTCTGGAGCTGATGAAAAATCTGCAGGTGGAGCTGGGCATGAGCATTATCATGATCACTCACGATTTGGGTGTCGTAGCGGAAACCTGCGATCGCGTGGCCGTCATGTACGCAGGGAAAGTCGTCGAGTATACGACTGCGAAAAACTTGTTCGAAAACCCTCGTCACCCGTATACGATCGGACTAATGAACTCCCTCCCCCGTCTAGATGAAGACGTGGAAGAATTGCAGGCGATCAAAGGGAACGTTCCTAGCCCTTACAACATGCCTGTCGGTTGTCGGTTTGCCCCTCGCTGTCCACATGCGACAGCGCTGTGCGAGACCCGCTTGCCTGAGCTTCTGGAGCAAGCAGATGGCAGCCAAGTGCGCTGCTGGATATACACCCCGGAGTGGGACGGACAAACGAAGACTGCTATGGAAACGGGGGTATAA
- a CDS encoding response regulator transcription factor — MNVLLVDDEPLELDQLEYLIQPMFPLWNLYKAADGSQAMAISQKVPLHLAFLDINLPGKSGLALGEELRAQHRDIELIIVTAYQDFHYAKQSIRLGVEDYLTKPLIESELVELLQKYQKSPALSAYTRVITDAMNIIHQKFAEKLNLADLASEVHINPTYLSRRFHEEVGVSFSEYLMQYRIQMSKKFLLGHPDWSISTVAERTGFNSQHYFSTIFRKVVGKTPKEYRDKGNVS, encoded by the coding sequence ATGAACGTGCTGTTAGTGGATGACGAACCTCTGGAGCTGGATCAGCTTGAATATTTGATACAGCCCATGTTCCCCTTATGGAATCTCTACAAGGCAGCGGATGGCAGCCAGGCCATGGCAATCAGCCAGAAAGTGCCTCTCCATCTCGCCTTTCTGGATATCAATCTCCCTGGAAAATCGGGCCTCGCACTAGGCGAAGAGCTGCGTGCCCAACACCGTGACATCGAGTTGATCATCGTCACCGCCTATCAGGATTTTCATTATGCCAAACAATCCATCCGGCTCGGGGTGGAGGATTATTTGACCAAGCCCCTGATCGAAAGCGAGTTGGTCGAGCTTTTGCAAAAATACCAGAAAAGCCCTGCCCTCTCTGCGTACACCCGAGTCATTACGGACGCAATGAACATCATTCATCAGAAATTCGCGGAGAAGTTGAATCTGGCGGATCTTGCCTCTGAAGTGCATATCAATCCGACTTATCTCAGTCGGCGCTTTCACGAGGAGGTCGGCGTCTCCTTTTCCGAATATTTGATGCAGTACCGGATTCAGATGTCCAAGAAGTTTCTGCTCGGACATCCTGACTGGAGCATATCGACTGTTGCTGAGCGAACAGGCTTTAACAGCCAGCATTATTTCAGCACGATCTTTCGAAAAGTGGTCGGGAAAACACCAAAAGAGTACCGGGACAAGGGGAATGTATCTTGA
- a CDS encoding carbohydrate ABC transporter permease, which yields MERDNVWWKTGRVVVLGGFLAFAIFPLYWIVITSLKGQQEIFALPIRYWPEKTTFLNYIEIFRISHFQVYIWNSFLVSLVASAVVVMIAMLGGYVLARFSFRGKRQVMLGFLITQMIPMFIGMAPLYVMMSRMHILNSLASLMLVYTVMLIPFCTIIMSGFFQRIPTALEEAAMMDGCSRFSALFRVIVPIMLPGIAATFIFAFVQCWNELIMAVLFIDEESVKTIPVAMNAFIKKYDIEWGAMSAATVLSVIPTMLLFAFCQKYLVEGLTQGAVKG from the coding sequence ATGGAACGAGACAATGTTTGGTGGAAGACAGGCAGGGTCGTCGTGCTCGGGGGGTTCCTGGCGTTCGCGATCTTTCCGTTGTACTGGATTGTCATCACATCACTCAAAGGACAGCAGGAAATCTTTGCGCTGCCGATCCGCTATTGGCCGGAAAAGACGACATTTCTCAACTACATCGAGATTTTTCGTATTTCCCACTTTCAGGTGTATATCTGGAACAGCTTTCTCGTATCGTTGGTTGCCTCAGCAGTGGTTGTCATGATCGCCATGCTGGGCGGATATGTGCTTGCTCGCTTTTCCTTTCGGGGCAAACGGCAGGTGATGCTCGGGTTTTTGATCACCCAGATGATCCCCATGTTTATCGGAATGGCGCCATTGTACGTGATGATGTCACGCATGCACATCCTCAACAGCCTGGCATCGCTCATGCTCGTCTACACGGTCATGCTGATTCCGTTTTGCACCATCATCATGTCAGGGTTTTTTCAGCGGATTCCTACTGCCTTGGAGGAAGCGGCAATGATGGATGGATGCTCGCGGTTCAGTGCGTTGTTTCGAGTCATCGTACCGATCATGCTCCCGGGAATAGCCGCCACCTTTATCTTTGCTTTTGTGCAATGCTGGAATGAGCTGATCATGGCAGTCCTGTTCATCGATGAAGAGTCGGTCAAGACGATACCGGTAGCCATGAACGCCTTTATCAAGAAGTACGACATTGAGTGGGGAGCCATGTCGGCGGCCACTGTGTTATCCGTCATTCCGACGATGCTGCTGTTTGCTTTCTGCCAGAAATATTTGGTGGAGGGTCTAACGCAGGGGGCTGTGAAAGGGTAA
- a CDS encoding DMT family transporter, whose translation MLRSYLLLIFCVTAWGSNFVFGKMLVAEFSPLLLSALRLLFITIFLLIWSRGRLCMPTLTRTDWLLLGTLGIVGVFINQWSFYKGLVTADPTTSALVLALTPVTTALLAAIFLKESLTPRMVLGSVIGTAGVLFVIYNGAELHFDIGILWIFLTMISFAVSIILVRLLGHRLPPLVTTLASNLIGFGAMLPFVLISAPLATVSHQLSSWLLLFVTAVVMHGIVTLIWNSQLQKVGAAKAAMFSNLEPFIAMVFGLLLLAKPVTAVQLIGALLIIAGVTLTTTSKESQNQSKTPSLSH comes from the coding sequence ATGCTGCGCTCCTATTTGCTACTCATCTTTTGTGTAACCGCTTGGGGAAGTAACTTCGTTTTCGGAAAAATGCTCGTTGCGGAATTCTCCCCTCTGCTGTTATCCGCTTTGCGCTTGTTATTCATCACCATTTTCCTGCTCATCTGGTCACGCGGGCGTCTTTGCATGCCCACTCTCACTCGCACGGATTGGCTGCTACTCGGAACACTTGGGATCGTCGGCGTGTTCATCAATCAGTGGTCATTTTACAAAGGGCTGGTCACCGCTGATCCGACCACTTCTGCGCTCGTTTTAGCTTTGACACCTGTCACCACGGCTTTACTGGCTGCCATTTTTCTCAAAGAATCCCTCACCCCGCGCATGGTTCTAGGATCAGTCATCGGGACCGCAGGTGTACTGTTTGTCATTTACAACGGGGCGGAGCTTCATTTTGACATCGGTATTCTGTGGATCTTTTTGACCATGATCTCCTTTGCGGTATCGATTATTCTCGTTCGTCTGCTCGGTCACCGTCTTCCACCGCTCGTCACGACTCTGGCTTCCAATCTTATCGGCTTTGGGGCGATGCTGCCGTTCGTACTCATAAGTGCTCCTCTGGCTACGGTCAGTCATCAGCTGTCGTCCTGGCTGTTGCTGTTTGTCACCGCTGTCGTGATGCATGGGATCGTCACCCTGATCTGGAATAGTCAGCTGCAGAAGGTCGGAGCGGCAAAGGCAGCGATGTTTTCCAATCTCGAACCTTTCATTGCCATGGTGTTTGGCTTATTGCTGCTGGCCAAGCCTGTCACGGCTGTACAGCTCATCGGTGCTCTCCTGATTATTGCGGGCGTCACTCTGACCACGACATCCAAGGAATCGCAAAACCAATCAAAAACCCCCTCTTTATCCCATTGA
- a CDS encoding sodium:solute symporter family transporter has product MTYQSFREYVLGAFKIGIGLGVVSILARWVTGNTIFGSPEALVKYGIFGGIGFAMMGAFALIAFGWLGRKVRSDFSGGMTIGDYMQNKLHPFGYWLMIAILLMTSIEGMFVQGMAGGVLLNILFGLPIPLGLLCFFVFCVLFAGIGGIRSIHRFANVQIIITFATAILIPVYFFVGKGVEHVFNGLRLYHPYLLVLNNHEGLLFIVTGVLIGFGQVFVDQATWQRLYMMEDKKVVSTFVLSGLIFATIPLAFSSLIFIVLFSGGFHDIFSLLFELVRKIDTPFLLVLFVLCSFGAITSAFGAGLHSMISLMVNNVYQLFRPHASERQKIRLGYTLAIAIGAVSFCLTMYFTPTLLDLLFFFGIIYASLFLPVIVIVLTKGKASNFIIISVIAGLASGYVSRAFVDNMKAIWIASSSTALVLLVYLCIASVRKHYMRTKTRT; this is encoded by the coding sequence TTGACCTATCAATCGTTTCGTGAATACGTCCTGGGAGCTTTCAAGATCGGCATCGGGCTAGGAGTCGTTTCCATCCTCGCCCGGTGGGTCACGGGGAATACCATCTTTGGCTCCCCAGAAGCATTGGTCAAGTACGGTATTTTCGGCGGGATTGGCTTTGCAATGATGGGGGCATTTGCTCTGATCGCCTTTGGCTGGCTCGGTCGTAAAGTTCGGAGTGATTTTTCTGGAGGCATGACCATCGGGGACTATATGCAAAACAAGCTGCATCCCTTTGGTTATTGGTTGATGATCGCCATCCTGCTCATGACCAGTATCGAGGGCATGTTTGTTCAGGGTATGGCGGGAGGTGTGCTGCTGAATATCTTGTTCGGCTTGCCCATCCCGTTGGGCCTGCTTTGTTTTTTCGTGTTCTGTGTGCTGTTTGCAGGCATTGGCGGTATTCGGTCCATTCACCGCTTTGCAAATGTGCAGATCATCATTACGTTTGCGACCGCCATCCTGATCCCGGTCTACTTCTTTGTCGGAAAAGGTGTCGAGCACGTCTTCAACGGCCTGCGCCTGTATCATCCCTATTTGCTGGTGCTGAACAACCACGAGGGCTTGCTCTTTATCGTCACAGGCGTGCTGATCGGCTTTGGACAAGTGTTTGTTGATCAGGCCACGTGGCAGAGACTCTACATGATGGAGGATAAGAAAGTGGTATCTACCTTCGTCCTGTCGGGTCTGATCTTTGCCACAATTCCGCTGGCTTTCTCCTCGTTAATTTTCATCGTCCTTTTCTCTGGTGGGTTTCATGATATCTTTTCGCTGTTGTTTGAGCTCGTCAGAAAAATCGATACGCCGTTTTTGCTCGTGCTCTTTGTCCTCTGCTCCTTTGGGGCCATTACCTCCGCGTTTGGCGCAGGTCTGCACTCGATGATCAGCCTTATGGTCAACAATGTCTATCAGCTGTTTCGTCCGCATGCGAGTGAGCGACAAAAAATACGTCTGGGCTACACCCTCGCGATTGCGATTGGTGCTGTTTCCTTTTGCCTTACCATGTATTTCACGCCGACTCTGCTCGACTTGCTCTTTTTCTTTGGCATTATTTACGCCTCCTTGTTCTTGCCTGTGATCGTGATCGTCCTGACCAAAGGCAAAGCAAGCAACTTTATTATTATCAGTGTAATAGCCGGGCTCGCGAGCGGGTACGTCAGCAGGGCATTTGTGGACAACATGAAAGCGATCTGGATCGCCTCTTCCAGCACGGCCCTCGTCCTGCTCGTCTACTTGTGCATCGCCAGTGTACGGAAGCATTATATGCGAACGAAAACCCGTACCTAG
- a CDS encoding ABC transporter substrate-binding protein — protein MKVSKWLSAVLSLVLSGGLIAGCSQPASNPPASSSGGTGQAGQTITLKMVESITSPQRTELLKEMLAKFEAKNPGIKVDLISPPFEGADQKITQMLMAKEALDVLEVREFNAKQFSMNGFIENLKPYTDKWKNYDQLTDIAKRRATWVDNTPYYIPNGLYQRVLFYRTDWLKEAGLEVPKTWEELLVAAKKLTDPAKNRFGYSFRGGPTGWDYALITIWAYNGTQVDPASAFFLKDGRTVFSTPESLEALTFYKQLYKEASPADSVSWGFQEMVQGFVSGSTAFLIQDPDVIDGAKEKMKEGTWATAPLPIGPSGVAQQVVGGPGWGMTAYSQHKEEAWKLIEFLSDPEQSTTYAKRTSVIPVVKSAAEDEFYKTGYFKPFIDMNAQGQTYIDVSRPVDYKGWGAWQSAADKDIQSYLLDKISAEDLLKQWDQYWTKEKAERK, from the coding sequence ATGAAAGTCTCCAAATGGTTGTCCGCTGTCCTAAGTCTGGTTCTATCAGGTGGGCTCATCGCTGGGTGTAGTCAGCCTGCGAGCAATCCGCCTGCTTCTTCATCAGGAGGTACCGGGCAAGCGGGACAGACTATCACGCTGAAGATGGTGGAGAGTATCACCAGTCCGCAGAGAACGGAGCTACTCAAGGAAATGCTCGCCAAGTTCGAAGCGAAAAATCCGGGCATCAAGGTGGACTTGATTTCACCCCCATTTGAAGGAGCCGATCAGAAAATCACGCAGATGCTGATGGCCAAAGAAGCGCTCGATGTGCTGGAAGTGCGCGAATTCAATGCGAAGCAGTTTTCTATGAACGGCTTTATCGAAAATCTGAAGCCGTACACGGATAAGTGGAAAAATTACGACCAGCTCACGGATATCGCCAAACGCCGTGCTACGTGGGTGGACAACACGCCGTATTACATCCCGAACGGCTTGTATCAGCGCGTCTTGTTTTACCGGACGGATTGGTTGAAAGAAGCTGGCCTGGAAGTTCCGAAAACGTGGGAGGAGCTGCTCGTAGCTGCGAAAAAACTGACAGATCCGGCAAAAAATCGCTTTGGCTACAGCTTCCGGGGTGGGCCGACTGGCTGGGATTATGCGTTGATCACTATATGGGCTTACAATGGCACGCAAGTCGACCCTGCCTCCGCCTTTTTCTTGAAGGATGGACGCACCGTGTTTTCGACTCCCGAATCGCTCGAAGCACTTACGTTCTACAAACAGCTATACAAGGAGGCGTCGCCAGCGGATTCCGTCAGCTGGGGCTTCCAGGAGATGGTGCAGGGCTTCGTCTCGGGGTCAACAGCTTTTCTGATCCAGGACCCGGACGTGATTGACGGGGCCAAGGAAAAAATGAAAGAAGGCACGTGGGCGACAGCACCTCTTCCGATAGGACCGTCCGGGGTAGCGCAGCAGGTAGTCGGCGGACCAGGCTGGGGTATGACCGCTTACTCCCAGCACAAGGAAGAGGCGTGGAAGCTGATCGAATTTCTCTCCGATCCCGAACAGAGTACCACCTACGCCAAGCGCACCTCGGTCATTCCGGTCGTCAAAAGTGCAGCGGAAGACGAGTTTTACAAGACGGGTTATTTCAAACCGTTTATTGATATGAATGCGCAAGGTCAGACCTACATCGATGTCTCCAGACCCGTCGACTACAAAGGCTGGGGAGCATGGCAAAGCGCGGCAGACAAAGATATCCAGAGCTATTTGCTCGACAAGATCTCGGCTGAAGACCTGCTGAAACAGTGGGATCAATACTGGACCAAAGAAAAAGCCGAGCGGAAATAG
- a CDS encoding YdhK family protein — translation MKKLRLITLMLVAVIGLSACGSGTAEVPKDVKNVQNATYPVGSEVIIKADHKPGMQGAKGKVVAAYETTAYAVTYTPTTGGAPVTNHKWIIHEEIKSHVKKPYAPGTEVILKADHEKGMMDASAKIDSAETTTVYMVDYTPTTGGGEVKNHKWVIESEIEPAPAKK, via the coding sequence ATGAAAAAGCTGCGACTGATTACGTTGATGCTCGTTGCCGTGATAGGCCTTTCAGCCTGTGGTTCGGGTACAGCTGAGGTCCCTAAAGACGTAAAAAATGTACAAAACGCAACCTACCCAGTAGGAAGCGAAGTGATTATCAAAGCTGACCATAAGCCTGGCATGCAAGGGGCGAAAGGCAAAGTAGTGGCAGCTTACGAAACGACGGCTTATGCGGTTACTTATACGCCTACGACAGGCGGAGCACCAGTGACCAATCATAAATGGATCATTCACGAGGAAATCAAGAGTCACGTCAAAAAGCCGTATGCTCCTGGAACGGAGGTCATCCTGAAAGCGGATCATGAGAAAGGGATGATGGATGCCTCAGCAAAAATTGACTCGGCAGAAACGACGACTGTGTACATGGTCGATTACACCCCGACAACGGGTGGCGGGGAAGTCAAGAATCATAAATGGGTGATCGAAAGCGAGATCGAGCCCGCGCCTGCGAAGAAGTAA
- a CDS encoding carbohydrate ABC transporter permease: MANKRVATELKKPFRLKGEGMFIFLCLLPALLFVAVFTYYPLLRGVVMSFQNYTLFDLLNIHFIGLDNFAGVVTSPDFPRVAMNSFFWVVCSLFFQLLFGLVLALLMRRRFRGRGLYQAFVFFPWAMSGFLIGLIWRWMFNAQFGVINDLLLKTGIIDAPIPFLADGKWAMAAVIMANIWYGVAFFAIMILAALQSIPEELYEAAAMDGAGRFQQLWSVTLPYILPTMLVTILLRVIWILNFPDIIYSMTSGGPAGSTHIFATFMIEKVIFGQDYGQASAIGVIIVLILLLFTVFYVKATRVEKGGDF; encoded by the coding sequence ATGGCGAACAAGAGGGTGGCAACGGAGCTCAAAAAGCCGTTTCGGCTAAAGGGGGAAGGCATGTTCATTTTTCTGTGCCTTCTCCCGGCCCTGCTGTTCGTAGCTGTTTTTACGTACTATCCGCTACTTCGCGGAGTCGTCATGTCCTTTCAGAACTACACGCTATTTGATTTGCTGAACATTCATTTCATCGGACTGGACAACTTTGCGGGCGTCGTGACGAGCCCTGATTTCCCCAGAGTGGCGATGAACAGCTTTTTCTGGGTGGTATGCTCGCTGTTTTTCCAGCTTCTGTTTGGATTGGTGCTCGCCTTGCTGATGCGGCGACGATTTCGCGGCAGAGGACTCTATCAGGCGTTCGTCTTTTTTCCTTGGGCGATGTCCGGATTTCTGATTGGGCTGATCTGGCGCTGGATGTTCAATGCCCAGTTTGGCGTCATCAATGACTTGCTGCTGAAGACAGGCATCATTGATGCACCCATCCCTTTTTTGGCGGACGGAAAATGGGCCATGGCTGCTGTGATCATGGCGAATATCTGGTATGGGGTTGCCTTCTTTGCCATCATGATTCTCGCCGCGCTGCAATCGATCCCGGAGGAGCTGTACGAAGCGGCTGCGATGGATGGAGCCGGGCGATTTCAACAGCTGTGGAGCGTCACGCTGCCGTACATCCTGCCTACCATGCTGGTGACGATTTTGCTGCGCGTCATCTGGATACTGAACTTCCCTGATATCATTTACTCGATGACGAGCGGGGGGCCGGCCGGTTCGACGCATATATTTGCCACGTTCATGATCGAAAAGGTCATTTTCGGACAGGATTACGGTCAAGCCTCTGCCATCGGGGTCATCATCGTACTGATTTTACTCTTGTTCACCGTATTTTACGTCAAAGCGACTCGCGTTGAGAAGGGAGGTGACTTCTGA
- a CDS encoding ABC transporter ATP-binding protein: MTGLVQHEKKPLLQVTNLKQHFPIKGGIFGRTVNQVKAVDDISFTIFEGETLSIVGESGCGKSTTGRAILRLDEPTSGSVLFEGKDLLAMSKSQMRDMRKDLQVIFQDPFASLNPRQSVSQILGEALAIQNIVPAGKRRERIIELLSYVGLRPDQIDRFPHEFSGGQRQRIGIARALAMQPKLIICDEAVSALDVSIQAQVLNLLKSLQRQFKLTYLFISHDLGVVRHISDRVMVMYLGKVVEIADKKSLFDSPQHPYTQALLSAIPVPDVTKKQERIILRGDVPSPINPPQGCRFHTRCPYAVDRCKTEVPALTSLHQTHQVACHLVQ, from the coding sequence ATGACAGGACTGGTTCAACACGAGAAAAAACCGTTGCTCCAAGTAACCAATCTCAAGCAACACTTTCCCATCAAAGGCGGCATTTTCGGTCGTACGGTCAACCAAGTAAAAGCGGTAGATGATATCAGCTTTACCATTTTCGAAGGGGAGACGCTTAGTATCGTGGGAGAATCCGGCTGTGGCAAATCCACGACCGGACGTGCCATTCTGCGCCTCGACGAACCGACAAGCGGATCTGTCTTGTTCGAAGGCAAAGATCTGCTCGCCATGTCCAAGTCGCAAATGCGCGATATGCGTAAAGATCTGCAGGTCATCTTTCAGGATCCTTTCGCTTCCCTCAATCCACGACAGTCTGTATCCCAGATTCTCGGTGAGGCACTGGCGATCCAAAACATCGTCCCTGCGGGCAAACGACGTGAGCGCATTATTGAGCTGCTCAGCTACGTTGGTCTTAGACCTGATCAGATCGATCGCTTCCCTCATGAGTTCAGTGGTGGTCAGCGCCAGCGGATCGGGATCGCCCGCGCTCTCGCTATGCAGCCCAAGCTGATCATTTGTGACGAAGCCGTATCCGCTCTGGACGTATCCATCCAGGCGCAAGTGCTCAACTTGCTCAAGAGCCTGCAGCGTCAATTCAAGCTGACCTACTTGTTCATCTCCCATGATCTCGGTGTAGTCCGCCACATTTCGGATCGAGTCATGGTCATGTACTTGGGTAAAGTCGTAGAAATCGCTGACAAGAAATCATTGTTTGACAGCCCGCAGCATCCGTACACGCAGGCGTTGCTCTCCGCCATTCCTGTCCCGGATGTGACCAAAAAACAGGAACGTATCATCTTGCGTGGTGATGTTCCTTCACCGATTAATCCACCGCAAGGATGCCGCTTCCATACGCGCTGCCCGTACGCTGTGGATCGTTGCAAAACAGAAGTACCTGCTTTGACGAGCCTGCATCAGACCCATCAGGTTGCGTGTCATCTCGTTCAGTAA
- a CDS encoding AraC family transcriptional regulator gives MDLLEKLNDALDYIEEHLTEEIDFKEVARLALCSEYHFKRMFPFLTGVSLSEYIRRRRLTLAAFDLANSQDRVLDIAVKYGYSSADSFTRAFLGLHGITPSEARHHGHSLKAYPRMTFYLSIQGGSEMNYRIVEKEAFTIVGIKKRVPIQFHGVNPEIAAMWASLTEEGINQLKGLSNVEPLGLLSASTNFSEGRMEEKGEFDHYIGVATTADCPPHLTLYEVPAITWAVFESVGPFPETLQNIWGRIYSEWFPSSLYEIAQGPEILWNEHKDVTSLTFRSELWIPVVKR, from the coding sequence ATGGATTTGCTGGAAAAGCTGAATGACGCCCTAGACTATATCGAGGAACATCTGACAGAGGAAATTGATTTTAAAGAAGTGGCGCGGCTAGCCCTTTGCTCCGAGTATCATTTCAAGAGAATGTTCCCATTCCTCACAGGTGTTTCGCTATCAGAGTACATTCGTCGCAGAAGATTGACGCTGGCCGCATTCGATCTAGCAAACAGCCAGGATCGTGTCCTCGATATCGCTGTAAAGTACGGGTATAGCTCTGCCGATTCCTTTACGAGAGCATTTCTTGGCTTACACGGTATTACTCCGTCCGAAGCGAGACATCACGGCCATTCCTTGAAAGCCTATCCACGGATGACCTTCTATTTATCCATTCAGGGAGGTAGTGAAATGAACTATCGGATCGTTGAAAAAGAAGCGTTCACCATCGTGGGCATTAAAAAACGCGTCCCCATCCAATTCCATGGGGTGAATCCAGAGATAGCTGCGATGTGGGCCTCTCTAACTGAGGAAGGGATCAATCAATTGAAGGGTCTCTCTAATGTCGAGCCTCTGGGATTGCTCAGTGCCTCTACGAACTTTTCGGAAGGAAGAATGGAAGAAAAGGGGGAATTTGACCATTATATCGGGGTGGCAACCACTGCTGACTGTCCTCCTCACCTGACACTTTACGAAGTACCTGCCATTACATGGGCTGTATTTGAATCAGTCGGTCCCTTTCCCGAAACGTTGCAAAACATCTGGGGCCGTATCTATTCGGAATGGTTCCCCTCCTCCCTTTACGAGATAGCGCAAGGGCCAGAAATCTTGTGGAATGAACATAAGGATGTCACGTCCCTTACATTTCGCAGCGAGCTGTGGATACCCGTTGTGAAAAGATAA